The following are encoded in a window of Rosa chinensis cultivar Old Blush chromosome 4, RchiOBHm-V2, whole genome shotgun sequence genomic DNA:
- the LOC112200630 gene encoding protein ENHANCED DISEASE RESISTANCE 2-like encodes MANTGAEREPEWIQRVRSEGAVPLVDADTGQNGWASPPGHKFMVRGPDYLSTKVKIPAGACLLKPLGFDWIKSSTKITEILKHPNSRVRKAIEDEFRSGNKPFVWAFNLQVPSKDNYSAVAYFTTTEPIPEGSLMDQFLKCDDGFRNSRLKLIANIVKGPWIVRKAVGEQAICIIGRALSCSYSVSDTFLEVDVDIGSSMVASAIVHLAFGYITTLTVDLAFLIEAQTESELPEQLLGAVRFSDLDPTVARPAEPSSDRSLGTLQSSLPTRLWKSLGQGFSHILHPGPQENGSSSGSPHANGTVDNKEGSFEEINKG; translated from the exons ATGGCCAACACCGGAGCCGAAAGGGAGCCTGAATGGATACAAAGAGTGAGATCAGAGGGAGCTGTTCCGCTTGTTGATGCAGACACAGGTCAAAATGGCTGGGCTTCTCCACCTGGACACAAGTTCATGGTCAGAGGCCCGGATTACTTGTCGACCAAGGTTAAAATTCCTGCTGGTGCATGTCTTCTAAAGCCTCTTGGTTTCGATTGGATTAAAAGCTCTACAAAGATTACAGAGATCTTAAAACATCCTAACAGTCGTGTCAGGAAGGCTATTGAGGATGAGTTTCGGTCAGGTAATAAGCCTTTTGTTTGGGCTTTCAATCTTCAAGTTCCTAGCAAGGATAACTATAGTGCGGTGGCATATTTTACAACCACAGAGCCTATCCCTGAGGGGTCTTTGATGGATCAGTTTCTGAAATGTGATGATGGCTTTAGGAATTCGAGGCTTAAGTTGATTGCCAACATTGTCAAGGGCCCTTGGATTGTAAGAAAAGCAGTTGGGGAGCAGGCCATATGCATAATTGGTCGTGCCCTTTCTTGTAGCTATAGTGTATCAGACACTTTCCTAGAAGTAGATGTAGATATTGGATCTTCCATGGTTGCAAGTGCAATAGTTCATCTTGCATTTGGTTATATCACAACATTGACTGTAGACCTTGCCTTTCTGATTGAGGCTCAAACTGAGTCAGAGCTTCCAGAACAGCTCTTAGGTGCTGTAAGATTCTCTGACCTAGACCCTACTGTGGCTCGGCCCGCTGAGCCATCATCTGATAGGAGTCTTGGCACTTTGCAGTCTTCTCTGCCTACACGACTATGGAAATCACTTGGGCAGGGTTTCTCTCATATTCTTCATCCAGGTCCCCAAGAAAATGGCTCTAGCTCAGGCTCACCACATGCTAATGGAACTGTAGATAATAAAGAAGGCAGTTTTGAAGAGATTAACAAAGG ATAA
- the LOC121052652 gene encoding uncharacterized protein LOC121052652, producing the protein MATIDAMAARLASSLALADGKKPVDLRPSKGLRQPEAFMISKLLMAREYSRRLFLGMFRAAWRINGLILQVEEVGEDDRVLFSFTDPNDADRVWKGGPWGYNRAPIALAPYNCVSPAVDVLLTKSSYWMTLQGIPPAFISKCIMRLIGSMLGDFKEIDRPGFRNRVMRIRVEIDYVKPLLFHRRFWVEDEVQFIVQFRYDKIFGR; encoded by the coding sequence ATGGCAACGATCGACGCAATGGCAGCCCGCCTGGCCTCCTCCCTAGCCCTAGCTGATGGGAAGAAACCGGTGGATCTGCGCCCATCCAAAGGGTTGAGACAACCTGAAGCTTTCATGATTAGCAAGTTACTTATGGCGAGGGAATACTCTCGCAGATTGTTCCTGGGAATGTTCCGAGCTGCATGGAGGATTAATGGATTAATACTCCAGGTGGAGGAGGTCGGAGAAGATGACAGGGTTTTGTTCTCCTTCACAGACCCAAACGACGCTGATCGCGTTTGGAAAGGCGGACCATGGGGCTATAACAGAGCTCCGATAGCCCTTGCACCGTACAACTGTGTCAGCCCGGCGGTGGATGTACTCCTCACGAAGTCATCATATTGGATGACTCTGCAAGGAATACCACCTGCATTCATATCCAAGTGCATCATGCGCCTCATTGGCAGCATGCTCGGTGACTTTAAAGAAATTGATCGTCCAGGGTTCCGGAATCGGGTCATGCGCATCCGGGTTGAGATTGATTATGTGAAGCCTCTGTTATTTCATCGTAGGTTCTGGGTTGAAGACGAAGTCCAGTTCATAGTGCAGTTCAGGTACGACAAGATCTTCGGTCGATGA